A region of the Vicinamibacterales bacterium genome:
CGACGCTCGAGCTCCAGCAGCTGCGGAAAGAGCGATTGCATCGACAACTGCTCGATGTCGCCGGCGTGAATGCCGCCAAGCAGCGGCTGCGCGAGCAGATCGACTGTCTCGGGGCCGAAGCGGCGTCGGAAGAACGACGCCACCGATTCATCAGACGGCGATCGCCGCGCCGGCACGCGTGGCTCGAGCGAGAGCCGCAGTCGCGCCGGCCAGTCGAACAGGTCGTATGCCGCGAGCGCCGATGCCGTCAGTGGAAGACCGAGCCGCGAGGGGGACGGCAGACGATGGAGCCGATCGCCGCGCAGCACGAACGCGCCGGGCGTGCGAACCCGGAGCAGGTCTCGGTCGAGTCCCAGCTCGCGCACCAGATCGACGCCCGCCGGTTTCGTCGCCAGCAGCGCGTCGGGACCCGCCTCGATCGTGAACCCGTCGGCTCTCTCGGTGCGAATGAGTCCGCCGGCCCTGGACGCCGCTTCGAGCACGAGCGTCCGCCGCCCGCGGCGCGCGAGCGCGTATGCGACGGTCAGGCCCGTGATGCCGCCGCCGACGACGAGCACGTCCGTGTCGGCCACCGAGCGGATATTATCTGAGAGATGCGACTGCTCTGGTCATGCGTAGCGGCACTCCTGCTCGGCGCCACGGCGCTCGCGCAGGAGCCGAGCCTCGACACCATCCTCGCCGACATCCGCGCCCGTGACAAGGGACAGCTCGCAGTGAGCGAAGAAGACGGCCGGTTCCTCCGGCTGCTCGTCGCCTCGACGGGTCGAAAACGCGCCCTGGAGATCGGCGGCGCCTCTGGCTACAGCGCCATCTGGATCGCGCAGGGCCTGCGGGCGACTGGAGGCCGGCTCGTCACGATCGAGTACGATCCGGCGCGGGCCCGCGAACTCGCCGGCAACATCCAGCGCGCCGGCATGAGCGACATCGTCCAGGTCGTGTCAGGCGACGCGTTCAAGGAAATCCCGAAGCTGACGGGCACGTTCGATTTCGTCTTCCTCGACGCCTGGAAGCGGGATTACAGAAAGTTCCTGGATCTCGTCTATCCGCGGCTCGACCCGGGCGGTCTGTTCACGGCGCACAACGTGGTGAACAAGCGCGGCGAGATGCAGGATTTCCTGGACGCGATCCAGCACAACGCCGCTCTGTGGACGTCGATCGTCGCGCCCTCGGGAGAAGGAATCTCGCTGTCGTGGAAGCGCGAGCCGCGCTGATGCGAGAGGCGGGCTGAGGTCGGCCGCCGGAGCGGCGGTCGCCGGAGCGGCGGTCGCCGAATCTATTCTTCGGCCGCGACCGGTTCGGCGACGGCTTTCTTGGTCGTCCGCTTCTTGCGGGGTTTGGTGCTGCGAAGACCGGCGGGAACCGGCTCGTTGCTGGGCTCCAGCCTCGACATGCTCGTCATGAATTTCTTGACCCCGTGCTCGTCGAACTGGACGCGCGTATAGGCATCCTCGACGGCGACCACGGATCCCAGACCGTATGTCG
Encoded here:
- a CDS encoding O-methyltransferase, which produces MRLLWSCVAALLLGATALAQEPSLDTILADIRARDKGQLAVSEEDGRFLRLLVASTGRKRALEIGGASGYSAIWIAQGLRATGGRLVTIEYDPARARELAGNIQRAGMSDIVQVVSGDAFKEIPKLTGTFDFVFLDAWKRDYRKFLDLVYPRLDPGGLFTAHNVVNKRGEMQDFLDAIQHNAALWTSIVAPSGEGISLSWKREPR